In the Chryseobacterium sp. MYb264 genome, one interval contains:
- a CDS encoding acyl-CoA thioesterase: MIFYHKFEVRWSDLDANKHLANSSYVQYCAQTRMAFMKLEKMGVTQMSRWGIGPVIMHERFSFFKEIFADQTVIVSLEVDACADDCSIYRFVHKFYTPEGEHCATSEATGVWIDTMLRKMTTPPDDVVEAINKYKTPNTVMLTREDFKKLPFRPENIDPSVFN; this comes from the coding sequence ATGATATTCTACCATAAATTCGAAGTTCGTTGGAGCGATTTGGATGCCAACAAACATTTAGCAAATTCATCTTATGTTCAATATTGTGCCCAGACGAGAATGGCTTTTATGAAGCTTGAAAAGATGGGGGTAACCCAAATGAGCCGTTGGGGAATCGGTCCGGTGATTATGCACGAAAGATTTTCTTTTTTCAAGGAAATTTTTGCAGATCAGACGGTGATTGTAAGTCTTGAGGTTGATGCTTGTGCAGACGATTGTTCAATTTACCGTTTCGTTCACAAATTTTATACGCCCGAAGGAGAACACTGTGCCACTTCTGAAGCAACGGGAGTTTGGATCGATACGATGTTGAGAAAAATGACAACTCCGCCGGATGATGTGGTAGAAGCCATCAACAAATATAAAACGCCGAATACTGTGATGTTGACGAGGGAGGACTTCAAAAAATTACCTTTCCGTCCGGAAAATATTGATCCGTCAGTATTCAATTAA
- the thiL gene encoding thiamine-phosphate kinase, with product MFEDKEQELTPISKLGEFGLIKHLTEHFPLANASSELGVGDDAAVINPGNKKVVVTTDVLAEGVHFNLGYVPLKHLGYKAVVVNLSDIAAMNATPTQILVSLAVSNRFPVEALEEIYSGIQAACGRYKVDLIGGDTTSSNAGLVMSITAIGIENEENIVKRSTAKPNDLLVVTGDLGGAYMGLQILEREHAVFLADPNMQPEMEGYDYILERQLKPEARTDVKGILEQLDIKPTSMIDISDGLASEILHLSDQSNVGFRLYEEKVPLDSLTISTADEMNLNPVVTALSGGEDYELLFTIASDDFDKIKNHPDFTIIGHAVEKEEGNFMVARGSNQLIALTAQGWDAFLGNSQA from the coding sequence ATGTTTGAAGATAAAGAACAGGAATTAACACCGATTTCAAAACTGGGAGAATTTGGGTTAATTAAACATTTAACAGAGCATTTTCCTTTGGCCAACGCCTCTTCAGAGCTTGGAGTGGGAGATGATGCAGCGGTTATCAATCCTGGAAATAAAAAAGTTGTCGTAACGACCGATGTGTTGGCAGAAGGTGTGCATTTCAATTTGGGCTATGTTCCGTTGAAGCATTTGGGGTATAAGGCAGTTGTGGTAAATCTTAGTGATATTGCGGCAATGAATGCGACTCCGACTCAGATTTTAGTTTCTCTGGCGGTTTCCAATCGCTTTCCAGTTGAGGCGCTGGAAGAAATTTATTCCGGAATTCAGGCTGCTTGCGGAAGATATAAGGTGGACTTAATCGGGGGAGATACCACGAGTTCCAACGCTGGTCTTGTGATGAGCATCACCGCAATCGGGATTGAGAATGAAGAAAATATTGTCAAAAGAAGTACGGCCAAACCCAATGATTTACTCGTGGTGACAGGGGATTTGGGTGGCGCTTATATGGGACTTCAGATCCTGGAGAGAGAACATGCCGTTTTCCTTGCCGATCCGAATATGCAGCCCGAAATGGAAGGGTATGATTATATTTTGGAAAGACAACTGAAACCGGAAGCAAGAACCGATGTGAAAGGAATTTTAGAACAGCTGGATATCAAACCAACTTCCATGATTGATATTTCAGACGGTCTGGCTTCTGAAATTCTACACCTTTCTGATCAATCGAATGTTGGATTCAGATTGTATGAAGAGAAAGTTCCCTTGGATAGTCTGACGATTTCTACGGCAGATGAAATGAATCTAAATCCTGTGGTGACGGCTCTTAGTGGGGGAGAAGATTATGAATTATTGTTTACCATCGCCTCCGATGACTTTGATAAAATTAAAAATCATCCGGATTTTACCATTATTGGTCATGCCGTTGAAAAAGAAGAGGGAAATTTTATGGTGGCAAGAGGCTCTAATCAGTTGATCGCTTTGACGGCGCAGGGTTGGGATGCTTTTTTAGGAAATAGCCAGGCGTAA